In one window of Fimbriimonadaceae bacterium DNA:
- a CDS encoding M48 family metalloprotease has product MELAYFALGFVLLWQTSLSVYARRPRSSSAEEYAWPSFASLAELHSRIARQIVGCWVGLSILFVVGLFGMAYRWKPWMLWTDGRLAFAVAGLLPAVPMLLYLAGNLFIQFRWERAFGKRYPRFVHCVPSFGSRLVGVGVLVLVGAIVGLTAPLLPRSIEFLLRLAIVLLIAQIALLLARRLVIVWARSTRVRLPEDSSWHEVVRSAADASGVEVGRTYVLRSLVANAIAAPTGDVITTTALLELLEPEEVKAVLAHEFSHRIDKDAKKTTGVYFVLSIAVLVLLVVLVGHPAEAYRDASGIFWFPIVLWSGLPIAAWAARILYSIGSRAREFKSDRFAAERVSAESLATGLLKLHAFLNQPLEWSPLMAFTLTHPSVGRRVQAMGVDLDQALASAGLSRV; this is encoded by the coding sequence GTGGAACTCGCGTACTTTGCTCTGGGATTCGTCTTGCTTTGGCAGACCAGTCTGTCGGTTTACGCGCGTCGCCCACGTTCCTCGAGTGCTGAGGAGTATGCGTGGCCGAGCTTCGCATCGCTCGCGGAGCTGCACTCTCGAATCGCCCGGCAGATCGTGGGCTGTTGGGTGGGGCTCTCGATACTGTTCGTCGTCGGCCTGTTCGGCATGGCTTACCGTTGGAAGCCGTGGATGTTGTGGACAGATGGGAGGTTGGCCTTTGCGGTGGCCGGTTTGCTGCCCGCGGTCCCGATGCTCCTCTACCTCGCCGGCAATCTGTTCATCCAGTTTCGTTGGGAGCGAGCGTTCGGCAAGCGTTACCCTCGGTTTGTGCATTGTGTGCCGTCGTTCGGCAGCCGGCTGGTGGGCGTGGGTGTCCTGGTGCTTGTAGGGGCGATCGTGGGACTCACGGCGCCCCTTTTGCCGAGGTCGATCGAATTCCTTCTCCGCTTGGCGATCGTGTTGCTCATCGCCCAGATCGCGCTCCTGTTGGCGAGACGCCTTGTGATCGTGTGGGCGCGCTCGACCCGGGTGCGACTGCCGGAGGATTCGTCCTGGCACGAGGTCGTACGCAGTGCGGCCGATGCGAGCGGCGTCGAGGTGGGGCGGACCTACGTGCTCCGATCGCTGGTGGCCAATGCCATCGCCGCGCCGACTGGAGACGTGATCACGACAACGGCTCTGCTCGAGCTGCTGGAACCCGAAGAGGTGAAGGCGGTGCTCGCCCACGAGTTCTCACATCGCATCGACAAGGACGCGAAGAAGACGACGGGGGTGTACTTCGTGCTTTCGATCGCGGTCCTCGTCCTGCTGGTGGTGCTTGTGGGCCATCCAGCCGAGGCTTATCGTGACGCGTCGGGGATCTTCTGGTTCCCGATTGTCCTGTGGTCCGGCCTTCCGATCGCGGCCTGGGCCGCCCGCATCCTGTACTCGATCGGGTCTCGTGCCCGGGAGTTCAAGTCGGACCGGTTTGCCGCCGAGAGGGTTTCCGCCGAATCGCTCGCGACCGGTCTGCTCAAGCTGCACGCGTTCCTGAACCAGCCCCTCGAGTGGTCTCCTCTGATGGCTTTTACGCTCACACACCCGTCGGTGGGCCGGCGGGTGCAGGCGATGGGGGTCGACTTGGACCAGGCGTTGGCCTCGGCCGGACTTTCAAGAGTGTAG
- a CDS encoding DNRLRE domain-containing protein — MESLLHSWIGFLAIKGEINMKQFFVRLALVGALSAFMVGSAFAQVTLGAIGDADAIAGGASGNDYSDDNFGGRPWIAENWDGATDVIAHIQFDVSSFASGTVTGATLRLFQDFNGVSGITYNVFQVLDPWAEGTLTYATRPSLAATPSASLTTSSSATGWKEWDVTSLVQSWVDGGATNYGMAIIRDPNTSPWPYFRSKENTSGNNPELVVTASPVPEPATMGLAALALVSAARRRRKGKSS, encoded by the coding sequence GTGGAGAGTTTGTTACACTCATGGATAGGTTTTTTGGCAATTAAGGGAGAAATCAATATGAAGCAATTTTTTGTCCGTTTGGCTCTGGTGGGTGCGCTGTCGGCGTTCATGGTCGGAAGCGCTTTTGCGCAGGTGACGCTCGGTGCGATCGGGGACGCTGACGCCATTGCGGGCGGCGCCTCAGGCAACGATTATAGCGATGACAATTTCGGCGGTCGGCCTTGGATCGCTGAGAACTGGGATGGCGCGACCGACGTGATCGCGCACATCCAGTTCGATGTCTCCAGCTTTGCAAGCGGCACGGTAACTGGCGCAACTCTGCGGCTCTTTCAGGACTTCAACGGTGTATCTGGGATCACTTACAACGTGTTTCAAGTTCTTGATCCCTGGGCCGAAGGAACGCTGACCTACGCGACTCGCCCAAGCCTCGCCGCCACGCCTTCCGCGAGTCTGACGACAAGCTCGAGTGCGACCGGTTGGAAGGAGTGGGACGTGACGTCGCTCGTCCAGTCTTGGGTCGATGGTGGCGCCACCAATTACGGCATGGCGATCATTCGCGATCCCAACACCTCGCCTTGGCCCTACTTCCGATCCAAGGAGAACACATCTGGCAACAACCCGGAACTCGTGGTGACTGCGAGTCCCGTTCCCGAGCCGGCAACGATGGGTCTCGCTGCGTTGGCCCTGGTCTCGGCGGCCCGTCGTCGACGGAAGGGCAAGAGCTCCTGA
- a CDS encoding ankyrin repeat domain-containing protein yields the protein MLLGCLVVLAGGCGPSHAELDAALVKAVGEGDLAKTRELLSQGANPNARDPNPARGFSVLISSLEHLDILDVLLAHGADPNLKDANGLSPLSYAVGLASETGPEPFKRLVAAGARLDERGQSGETILHYAANGGDLEIVKFLVNQGLDVNAKDNRGMTPLMHSVFSSGLPKDKAPIEIVRLLIDLGADLDAKDAKGQTAYDWAATGLFKGRSGEGELLSLLRPSAGG from the coding sequence ATGCTCCTCGGCTGCCTGGTCGTGCTTGCCGGCGGATGCGGGCCCTCGCATGCCGAACTTGATGCAGCGCTTGTGAAGGCCGTGGGAGAGGGGGACCTCGCGAAGACCCGTGAACTGCTTTCCCAAGGCGCAAACCCCAACGCGCGGGACCCCAACCCGGCACGCGGCTTCTCGGTCTTGATCTCGAGCCTGGAGCACCTCGACATCCTCGACGTCCTGCTGGCCCACGGGGCCGACCCCAACCTGAAGGACGCAAACGGCCTAAGCCCGCTCTCCTACGCCGTGGGTCTCGCATCGGAGACGGGCCCCGAGCCGTTCAAGCGGCTTGTCGCGGCTGGCGCACGGTTGGATGAACGGGGTCAGAGCGGGGAGACGATCCTCCATTACGCCGCCAACGGCGGAGATCTCGAAATCGTGAAGTTCCTCGTGAATCAGGGCTTGGACGTAAACGCAAAGGACAACCGGGGAATGACCCCGCTGATGCACAGCGTCTTCTCTTCCGGTCTCCCGAAAGACAAGGCTCCGATTGAAATCGTCCGGCTGCTGATCGACCTCGGTGCAGACCTCGACGCAAAGGACGCGAAGGGCCAGACCGCCTACGATTGGGCAGCGACGGGACTCTTCAAAGGGAGGTCGGGGGAGGGCGAACTCCTGAGCCTTCTCCGCCCATCCGCGGGCGGCTAG